From Papaver somniferum cultivar HN1 unplaced genomic scaffold, ASM357369v1 unplaced-scaffold_16, whole genome shotgun sequence, a single genomic window includes:
- the LOC113337375 gene encoding antimicrobial peptide 1-like, whose amino-acid sequence MAAYNKNSSSNFVSIAIMALVFVALASDFANASSITVWSGPGCSNNGEIIRQCGCSAINLRGGYNFIYNGQTAALYNEFGCTGVAHTRLNGDAEMCSGFGWKSIFIQC is encoded by the coding sequence ATGGCAGCTTACAACAAGAATTCATCGTCCAACTTCGTTTCAATTGCAATCATGGCTCTAGTTTTTGTAGCCTTAGCGAGTGATTTTGCAAATGCCAGCTCCATTACTGTATGGAGTGGACCTGGTTGTAGTAACAACGGGGAGATTATTAGGCAGTGTGGTTGTTCAGCCATTAATCTTCGAGGTGGTTATAATTTCATATACAACGGGCAAACTGCTGCGCTTTACAATGAATTTGGGTGCACAGGCGTAGCTCACACAAGGCTCAACGGTGACGCTGAAATGTGCAGTGGATTCGGGTGGAAGAGCATCTTCATTCAGTGCTAA